The Acidianus infernus genome window below encodes:
- a CDS encoding Lrp/AsnC family transcriptional regulator, whose translation MVWEEVFGNKLDDKDIKILKILNEDANISDAKIGKLIGLSKTSVRVRRIRLQNSGILKIVGVVILQNLNIPYADILVKLRNDLGMRNDFLRRLLDNDLVYEVTEYMGDWDLLIRIFHKDASSLKEEVLKIINDKAVVDYRLNLAVKTYKAWGKSVLISSI comes from the coding sequence ATGGTATGGGAAGAGGTATTTGGTAATAAGCTAGATGATAAAGATATTAAAATACTAAAAATACTTAATGAGGACGCAAATATCTCAGATGCGAAAATAGGAAAGCTAATAGGACTATCCAAGACTAGCGTTAGAGTTAGAAGAATAAGACTACAAAATAGTGGGATATTAAAAATTGTTGGAGTAGTAATATTACAGAATCTTAATATTCCATATGCTGATATCCTAGTCAAATTGAGAAATGATCTGGGCATGAGAAACGATTTCTTGCGTAGATTATTGGACAATGACTTAGTTTATGAAGTAACAGAATACATGGGAGATTGGGATCTTCTTATAAGAATATTCCATAAAGATGCTTCTAGTCTAAAGGAAGAAGTACTTAAGATAATAAATGACAAGGCAGTTGTAGATTATAGACTAAATTTAGCCGTAAAGACATACAAGGCGTGGGGAAAATCAGTCCTAATTTCTTCTATATAA
- a CDS encoding hydantoinase/oxoprolinase N-terminal domain-containing protein, translated as MGIKIGIDIGSTHTDAVALEGRSLIAADKVMTTQDLTEGLINALRSIISKLGERKNEITSLMIGTTHGLNALHQARNLNRVAIIRIGLPAGEGIPPTFDWPEALERYVTFKFMVRGGHEYTGEEITELDTNKIREIAEEIKDKVDAVAIVSIFSIVNRDHEIRAMEILREKGITTPIILSHEIGGLGLLERENATILNALILNIFNNLISKLKSVLSSMGLESVKIYFAQNDGTVASEDFIRNYPIFTVAGPVSNSIRGAYLLTGIKNAVVMDVGGTTTNVGVLNNGYPRESSVAVEIVGIRTNFRMPDIYTIALGGGTIINCNKIGPESVGYALFDKGISWGGNILTATDVAMVIKNFSLPNANPKLVLEKYSAEYLSKVYENMKRMWEDAIDLMKTEKGDVEVIAVGGGSIMIPEKMIGASKIVVPQNAQYANAIGATLTKVGATVERTFSYETINREIAIKSLIDEAKQLAIRAGAIENTVEVREIEELQMPYLPGNAVKVKVKVVGEFS; from the coding sequence ATGGGAATCAAAATCGGGATTGACATAGGCAGTACCCACACAGACGCAGTTGCCTTAGAGGGCAGGAGCCTAATAGCTGCAGATAAAGTAATGACAACTCAAGACTTAACTGAAGGTTTGATAAATGCTCTAAGGTCTATAATATCTAAATTAGGAGAGAGGAAAAACGAAATAACTTCATTAATGATAGGGACGACTCACGGGCTTAACGCATTACATCAAGCAAGAAACCTTAATAGAGTTGCTATAATTAGAATAGGTCTCCCTGCAGGAGAAGGAATACCACCTACGTTTGACTGGCCTGAGGCACTAGAAAGATACGTGACCTTTAAATTTATGGTTAGAGGAGGTCACGAGTACACTGGTGAAGAAATTACGGAGTTGGATACTAATAAAATAAGAGAAATTGCTGAAGAGATAAAAGACAAAGTTGACGCAGTAGCAATAGTATCAATCTTTTCTATAGTTAACAGAGATCATGAAATACGAGCTATGGAGATACTTAGAGAAAAAGGAATTACTACTCCCATAATACTATCTCATGAAATAGGTGGCTTAGGTTTACTTGAAAGGGAAAATGCTACAATTCTTAACGCATTAATATTGAACATTTTCAATAATCTTATAAGTAAACTAAAGAGCGTACTTAGTTCCATGGGACTGGAGAGCGTCAAAATTTATTTTGCACAAAACGATGGAACAGTAGCCTCAGAAGATTTTATAAGAAATTATCCAATTTTCACAGTGGCAGGACCAGTATCTAATAGTATTAGAGGGGCATATTTACTAACCGGAATAAAGAATGCAGTAGTTATGGACGTTGGAGGCACCACGACTAATGTAGGAGTTCTAAATAATGGGTACCCTAGAGAATCCTCAGTAGCAGTAGAAATAGTAGGTATAAGAACTAATTTCAGAATGCCAGATATTTATACTATAGCATTAGGTGGAGGCACTATAATTAACTGTAATAAAATAGGGCCAGAAAGCGTAGGCTATGCCTTATTTGATAAGGGAATTTCATGGGGTGGAAATATTCTGACTGCTACTGACGTCGCTATGGTTATAAAGAATTTTTCATTACCAAATGCAAATCCTAAGCTAGTCCTTGAAAAATACTCTGCGGAATACCTCAGTAAAGTCTACGAAAACATGAAAAGAATGTGGGAAGACGCAATAGACCTAATGAAAACTGAGAAAGGAGATGTGGAAGTTATAGCTGTAGGCGGTGGAAGTATAATGATTCCAGAAAAAATGATAGGCGCGTCAAAAATAGTTGTACCGCAAAACGCTCAATACGCTAATGCAATAGGAGCAACTCTCACTAAAGTCGGTGCTACTGTGGAGAGGACCTTCTCCTATGAGACAATAAATAGGGAAATTGCAATAAAATCTTTAATAGACGAAGCAAAACAACTAGCAATAAGGGCAGGAGCTATTGAGAATACAGTAGAAGTAAGAGAAATAGAGGAATTGCAAATGCCTTATTTACCTGGTAATGCGGTAAAGGTTAAGGTGAAGGTAGTGGGAGAATTCTCTTAA
- a CDS encoding AAA family ATPase, translating to MLFDVRPKEDKKDLYDRDKEVDEVKESVNRKVWIAVYGMRRVGKTSVVNVAVNDPRYIVIKLNLMRIYDPKKKKYPKTFFVSLFLESINEAVKKYTLGGRLIRFVSNVLGVDENSFIDFNLVKIRPRLKKFRGEDVSSTIRELDLLAGDNKRTLVLIFDEAQELMKVNGINFSSVFHDIYDYCRNTTVIFTGSSVGILENMLKSLEYEKPFFGRFIRRIRIERFNEQLSRDFLLKGFAEEGITVQEDVINDALRRFDGIPGWLTFFGSEYSFRIRHGEKQVNVDDIEKMAVEEVRKEAKDFILGTQSPERYSAAILALDRLGGKGSVADVTKVVSSILSEVPEPRIYEILNRLVNMGFIEKENEEYSLPKDEPDRKGLVLAGKDVMSLVT from the coding sequence ATGCTATTTGACGTTAGACCTAAGGAAGATAAGAAGGACTTGTACGATAGGGACAAAGAGGTAGATGAGGTAAAGGAAAGCGTCAATAGGAAAGTATGGATTGCAGTATACGGAATGAGGAGGGTAGGAAAGACTAGCGTTGTAAACGTTGCAGTTAATGACCCCAGATACATAGTAATTAAATTAAACCTAATGAGGATCTACGATCCTAAAAAGAAGAAATATCCTAAGACCTTCTTCGTGTCCTTATTCCTAGAGAGCATTAACGAGGCTGTAAAGAAGTACACTTTAGGCGGTAGGCTAATTAGGTTTGTTTCTAACGTATTAGGCGTAGACGAGAATTCGTTCATAGATTTTAACCTAGTCAAGATAAGGCCTAGGCTTAAGAAATTTAGGGGAGAGGACGTTAGCTCTACGATTAGGGAACTGGACTTGTTAGCTGGAGACAACAAGAGGACTTTAGTCCTTATTTTTGACGAAGCTCAAGAGTTGATGAAAGTTAACGGGATAAATTTCTCCTCAGTTTTTCACGACATTTATGATTATTGCAGAAATACTACTGTTATATTTACGGGGAGTAGTGTAGGTATACTGGAAAACATGCTAAAAAGCCTAGAATACGAAAAACCATTCTTTGGCAGGTTTATAAGAAGGATAAGGATAGAGAGGTTTAACGAACAGCTTTCTAGAGATTTCCTGCTTAAGGGATTCGCAGAAGAAGGCATTACAGTGCAGGAAGACGTAATAAACGACGCGTTGAGGAGGTTTGACGGAATTCCGGGCTGGTTAACCTTTTTCGGTTCTGAATATTCTTTCAGAATTAGGCATGGTGAAAAACAAGTAAATGTGGACGATATAGAGAAGATGGCTGTAGAGGAAGTGAGGAAGGAAGCAAAGGACTTCATTTTAGGAACGCAATCTCCCGAGAGGTATTCAGCAGCAATACTCGCTCTTGATAGGCTTGGAGGAAAAGGAAGTGTAGCCGATGTAACAAAGGTTGTTAGCTCAATATTAAGTGAGGTACCGGAGCCAAGAATTTACGAGATTTTAAATAGGTTAGTGAACATGGGATTTATTGAGAAAGAGAATGAAGAGTATTCTCTACCTAAAGACGAACCAGATAGGAAGGGATTAGTTTTGGCGGGAAAGGACGTAATGAGTTTAGTAACATGA
- a CDS encoding hydantoinase/oxoprolinase family protein, with the protein MRIGIDIGGAFTDVVVFDENSGDLLWTKVETTPDDPSVGVIKGVESLNLDLKNADLIIHGQTLAINTIIERKGAKVGLITTKGFRDILEIQRANRRDMYNFRYKKPEPFVPRYLRLEISERIKSNGEILRPINEEEVNDVVQKLLEMKVSSIAVSLINSYINPIHEKKVYELIKKIDDKVFVTLSSDITREWKEYERTNTAVLNTYIMPKIHEYLDKIEREFRNRGFKGNLFAMLSNGGTSTFEFAKKYPIYTLESGPVAGIVGAIKIGEVMGIKDIITFDGGSTTTKASLVFNSEPNITTEYYINRNRYNPGYPVKVPTVDIIETGNGGTSIAWIDETNNLNVGPRAAGSMPGPAAYGRGGKDPTLTDAYIICGLLNQEELLGGKIKVNRKLAEEAISKIANYYKIPIEEASYGIIKIANYNASNVIRLISVQRGYDPRDFTLFAYGGSGPMFAPFVAKELEIRKIVIPYIPAGVFSAWGMLATDIRHDLVMSFPLRIDKEDSIKIINDKFYELENRVKSILANEGFSNIIIVRYAEMRYYGQEHTVKVPIMGGIIRDIEIEEIKRRFNEVHKAIYSFTLDSPIEIVNFHVSGIAKLNKLPIIKINRENRQIDKAFKGMRKTYLGKFDEWPVYDKELLPLSYEVQGPAIIEDDTSTAIILDDQKGVLDEYGNLIITW; encoded by the coding sequence GTGAGAATTGGAATAGACATTGGAGGAGCATTCACTGATGTAGTAGTTTTTGACGAAAATTCTGGAGACTTACTATGGACTAAAGTAGAAACTACGCCAGACGACCCTTCCGTAGGAGTTATCAAAGGCGTGGAAAGTTTAAACCTTGATCTAAAAAATGCGGATTTAATCATACATGGGCAGACATTGGCTATTAATACAATAATAGAGAGAAAGGGTGCAAAGGTAGGCTTAATTACAACTAAAGGATTTAGAGATATTCTAGAAATTCAGCGAGCTAATAGGCGTGACATGTATAATTTTAGATATAAAAAACCTGAACCATTTGTACCGAGATATTTAAGGTTAGAAATAAGTGAGAGGATTAAGTCTAATGGCGAAATTCTAAGACCAATAAATGAGGAGGAAGTAAATGACGTCGTCCAAAAGCTGTTGGAAATGAAAGTATCTTCAATAGCTGTAAGTTTAATTAACTCATATATTAACCCAATTCATGAAAAGAAAGTATATGAGTTAATTAAAAAAATTGATGACAAGGTATTCGTTACTTTATCTAGTGACATTACGAGAGAATGGAAAGAATATGAGCGAACTAATACTGCAGTACTGAACACCTATATTATGCCAAAAATTCATGAATACTTAGATAAAATAGAAAGAGAGTTTAGAAATAGAGGATTTAAAGGAAACTTATTTGCAATGTTATCTAATGGAGGAACAAGCACTTTCGAATTTGCTAAAAAATATCCAATTTATACATTAGAATCCGGTCCAGTTGCAGGCATAGTTGGAGCAATAAAGATAGGTGAGGTAATGGGTATAAAAGACATTATTACATTTGATGGCGGTAGTACAACTACTAAAGCTAGTTTGGTGTTTAATTCTGAACCAAATATTACCACAGAATATTATATAAATAGAAATAGATACAATCCAGGATATCCGGTTAAAGTACCTACTGTAGATATAATTGAAACAGGCAATGGAGGTACTAGTATAGCCTGGATTGATGAGACCAATAACCTTAATGTTGGACCAAGAGCAGCAGGATCTATGCCTGGACCTGCCGCCTATGGAAGGGGAGGAAAAGATCCTACATTAACGGATGCTTACATAATATGCGGGTTATTAAATCAGGAAGAATTACTGGGTGGTAAAATTAAAGTTAATAGAAAGCTTGCTGAAGAGGCTATAAGTAAAATTGCTAATTATTATAAAATTCCAATAGAAGAAGCCTCATACGGAATTATAAAAATTGCTAATTATAATGCCTCGAACGTAATAAGACTTATCTCAGTGCAGAGGGGTTACGATCCCAGAGACTTTACATTATTTGCGTACGGAGGTTCTGGTCCAATGTTTGCTCCATTTGTCGCAAAAGAATTAGAGATAAGGAAAATCGTAATACCTTATATCCCTGCAGGTGTATTTTCGGCTTGGGGTATGTTAGCTACAGATATTAGGCACGATTTAGTTATGAGCTTTCCATTAAGGATTGATAAGGAGGATTCTATTAAAATAATAAATGATAAATTCTATGAATTGGAAAATAGAGTTAAAAGCATCTTAGCGAATGAGGGATTTAGTAATATAATAATAGTAAGATATGCTGAAATGAGGTATTATGGTCAAGAGCACACAGTTAAAGTACCAATAATGGGCGGGATAATTAGAGATATAGAGATTGAAGAAATAAAGAGAAGATTTAACGAAGTTCATAAGGCTATTTATTCCTTTACTTTAGATAGTCCGATTGAAATAGTCAACTTCCATGTATCTGGTATAGCTAAGTTAAATAAATTACCAATAATCAAAATTAATAGGGAGAACAGACAAATTGATAAAGCATTTAAAGGAATGAGGAAGACGTATCTTGGAAAATTCGACGAATGGCCAGTTTACGATAAAGAATTATTGCCACTTAGCTACGAAGTTCAAGGCCCGGCAATAATTGAAGATGATACGTCTACTGCTATAATACTAGATGACCAGAAAGGAGTTCTTGACGAATACGGTAATTTAATCATAACATGGTGA
- a CDS encoding DUF917 domain-containing protein, with product MRFYINDLYKLAIGSAILGSGGGGNPFLGYKLLKAKMLEYNLSYVETTDDIDDSDFIIGVGGMGSPLIGIEKLPAGYEYYNSMLILSKFMRKRFTKISPIEIGGINSLVPFMASIFAKVPVIDGDYEGRAFPELYMTTMHFSGFSATPMAITDERGNYAIISTADNLLAEKIARDITVRFGGRGYISIYPTNGEDYTKGAILGSVSLAYEIGNKLAEEGLDEMLSYANGRIVFQGKIIDVRKFNVSGFNIGFISLEGLEEFKGSTATIIFKNEYLCFVKDSKCEVLSPEIITLLDYNHRNVITSDSLKYGLKVVVVTISVDKKWREIGGYEIMQKIVMNEIKRILPLPSP from the coding sequence ATGCGATTTTATATTAATGATTTATACAAACTCGCTATAGGTAGTGCAATATTAGGCTCTGGCGGAGGAGGTAATCCTTTTTTGGGATATAAACTTCTTAAAGCTAAAATGTTAGAATATAATCTTAGTTATGTAGAAACCACTGACGATATCGACGATAGTGATTTTATAATAGGTGTTGGGGGAATGGGATCTCCGTTAATAGGAATTGAAAAATTACCTGCAGGTTACGAATATTATAACTCCATGCTCATATTATCTAAGTTTATGAGGAAGAGGTTTACTAAGATTAGTCCAATAGAAATTGGCGGTATAAATTCACTAGTACCTTTTATGGCGTCTATATTTGCTAAGGTTCCAGTAATAGATGGTGATTATGAGGGAAGGGCTTTCCCTGAATTATATATGACTACAATGCATTTTTCTGGGTTCTCTGCTACTCCAATGGCTATAACTGATGAAAGGGGTAATTATGCAATCATAAGTACTGCTGATAATTTACTAGCAGAGAAAATAGCTAGGGATATTACAGTTAGATTTGGTGGTAGGGGATACATTTCAATATATCCAACAAATGGAGAAGATTACACTAAAGGTGCTATATTGGGTTCAGTAAGTTTGGCTTACGAAATAGGTAATAAGTTAGCAGAAGAAGGACTGGACGAAATGCTAAGTTATGCTAATGGCAGAATTGTCTTTCAAGGTAAGATAATTGACGTTAGGAAATTTAATGTATCCGGTTTTAATATTGGTTTTATCTCGTTAGAAGGTTTAGAAGAATTTAAGGGGAGTACTGCAACGATAATATTTAAAAATGAATATTTGTGCTTCGTGAAGGATTCTAAGTGTGAAGTACTATCCCCTGAGATAATAACATTGTTAGATTATAATCACCGTAACGTAATTACTTCAGATTCTTTAAAATATGGACTAAAAGTAGTAGTTGTTACAATTTCCGTTGATAAGAAATGGAGGGAAATAGGAGGTTATGAAATTATGCAAAAAATCGTTATGAATGAGATTAAGAGAATTCTCCCACTACCTTCACCTTAA
- a CDS encoding purine-cytosine permease family protein — translation MAGEEKTKSRFDDYSIRPVPKESRYGFYNIFLVFSSVYGAIAVIWAGGALGYELTFSQAILAVISGTIVLAILGALIAAVGSYSGLSTYVMWRFPLGRWGGKIAGLLLITITTGIGWYAVETWLFGIVMSEIFPNNPLFSVGVASIWGGILMIIMTYVGYRMLSFLSYFTIPFHIWLIGIGIAIVLALKGGIPAVFAASPAHETNLLYGISSVIGLYIAGTIISPDIARFAKSPKDASTAWISHIIFLYPFLILGGVAIVLVTGSYLITNAMLDLGMGIGVLLIIVFGQFIINTDNLYSGSLSLVNLYPIRREIASIINGVIGTAIAAYIGFTAGSSIVPFENFISLLGDFLPAMGGILIADFYVVKSFLTKMRNPHERYQFMPGNIYYNLNIAGVLALALGSIVGYFVSVGIPAINSLLTGFLSYIIIYYVFIKMGRKPEIFPYVYRGGDLK, via the coding sequence ATGGCAGGAGAAGAGAAAACAAAATCCAGATTCGATGATTACTCTATTAGACCAGTTCCCAAAGAGTCTAGATATGGATTCTACAATATCTTTCTAGTATTTTCTTCAGTATACGGAGCCATAGCGGTAATTTGGGCTGGAGGCGCTCTAGGCTACGAGCTAACGTTCTCTCAAGCAATATTGGCTGTAATCTCTGGAACAATAGTATTAGCTATATTAGGAGCTTTAATCGCTGCAGTAGGCTCTTACAGTGGTCTGTCAACTTATGTTATGTGGAGATTCCCTCTTGGTAGATGGGGCGGAAAAATTGCAGGGTTATTATTAATTACAATAACCACTGGAATAGGTTGGTACGCTGTAGAAACCTGGTTATTCGGTATAGTTATGAGTGAAATATTTCCTAATAACCCACTCTTCTCAGTAGGTGTGGCATCGATATGGGGCGGCATATTAATGATAATAATGACGTATGTAGGGTATAGAATGTTATCGTTCCTAAGTTATTTTACCATTCCATTTCACATATGGTTAATAGGAATAGGCATTGCAATAGTTTTAGCATTAAAAGGAGGAATACCTGCAGTATTTGCAGCATCCCCTGCTCACGAAACTAATTTGCTATATGGAATTTCTTCGGTAATTGGACTATATATTGCGGGAACAATAATTTCTCCAGATATAGCTAGATTTGCTAAATCGCCCAAAGACGCAAGCACTGCCTGGATATCACATATAATATTCCTTTATCCGTTCTTAATACTAGGCGGTGTGGCCATAGTATTAGTTACAGGATCGTATTTAATAACGAATGCAATGTTAGATTTGGGAATGGGTATAGGTGTACTACTAATAATAGTTTTTGGTCAATTTATTATAAACACCGACAATTTATATAGCGGGTCATTATCTTTAGTAAATTTATATCCAATAAGGCGTGAAATTGCTTCAATAATTAACGGAGTTATAGGTACAGCTATAGCGGCATATATAGGCTTTACTGCAGGCTCATCTATAGTTCCTTTTGAGAATTTCATATCATTACTGGGAGACTTCCTACCTGCAATGGGAGGAATATTAATAGCAGATTTTTACGTTGTAAAAAGCTTTCTAACTAAAATGAGGAATCCGCATGAAAGATATCAATTCATGCCGGGAAACATATATTACAACTTAAATATTGCAGGAGTTCTCGCATTAGCCCTTGGCTCCATAGTAGGATACTTTGTTAGCGTAGGAATACCCGCAATAAACTCCTTATTAACAGGATTCCTATCCTATATTATAATATATTACGTTTTCATAAAAATGGGTAGAAAACCCGAGATATTTCCATATGTTTATAGAGGTGGAGACTTAAAATGA
- a CDS encoding DUF917 domain-containing protein, whose amino-acid sequence METYYIRINDVDNLTTGASFLGSGGGGDPYIGGLMLKRELKSKGELEIIRRPKSNKAFVLGSAMMGAPIVMIEKIPSSSEAKKALEIYSYVMNKLIDYITPLEIGGVNSTIPLITSAKTGIPIVDGDGMGRAFPELQMTTFYFYGVSPSPMVIFDERGNTSVIQGIDGYWTEKIARIITVRFGGSAYIALYGMNMEDYLKNAVLDTLTLALEIGELLNDKKLDQVLDKLKAEILFKGKVIDVYRKVEKGFSKGYVVIEGIESYYNKTLQIDFQNEFLIARTNNEILVTVPDLIVVLDLFNQKPITTDRLKYGQKVIVIGVPANEKLRTEEALKYIGPKAFGYNIEYIPIDKRL is encoded by the coding sequence ATGGAGACGTATTACATAAGAATAAATGACGTTGATAACCTAACAACTGGGGCGTCATTTTTAGGTTCAGGAGGTGGAGGGGACCCCTATATTGGCGGATTAATGTTAAAAAGAGAGCTTAAAAGTAAAGGGGAATTAGAAATCATAAGAAGACCAAAATCCAATAAAGCGTTCGTTCTAGGAAGTGCAATGATGGGTGCACCAATAGTTATGATAGAGAAAATTCCTAGTAGTTCTGAGGCTAAGAAAGCTCTCGAAATTTATTCATATGTAATGAATAAGTTGATCGATTATATAACGCCTTTAGAAATCGGGGGTGTAAATTCAACTATACCACTCATAACTTCAGCAAAGACGGGAATTCCGATAGTCGATGGAGACGGAATGGGAAGGGCATTTCCAGAATTACAAATGACTACGTTTTACTTTTACGGTGTAAGTCCTTCTCCTATGGTAATATTTGATGAAAGAGGAAATACTAGCGTGATACAAGGAATTGATGGATATTGGACAGAGAAAATTGCCAGGATAATAACAGTTAGATTTGGAGGAAGTGCATACATAGCACTTTACGGCATGAATATGGAAGACTATTTAAAAAATGCTGTACTTGACACGTTAACGTTAGCCTTAGAAATAGGTGAACTGCTAAATGATAAAAAATTAGATCAGGTTCTGGATAAGCTTAAGGCTGAAATCTTATTCAAAGGCAAAGTAATAGACGTATATAGAAAGGTTGAAAAAGGATTTTCAAAAGGATATGTAGTAATAGAAGGAATAGAGAGCTATTATAATAAAACTTTACAAATAGACTTTCAAAACGAATTTCTAATTGCTAGAACAAATAATGAGATTCTAGTTACTGTACCAGATTTAATAGTCGTACTTGACTTGTTTAATCAAAAGCCCATCACCACTGATAGACTAAAATACGGACAAAAAGTTATTGTAATCGGAGTTCCTGCCAATGAAAAATTAAGGACTGAGGAGGCTTTAAAATATATAGGTCCGAAAGCTTTTGGATATAATATAGAATACATTCCTATAGATAAGAGGTTATGA
- a CDS encoding hydantoinase B/oxoprolinase family protein: MVDIFTLEIIKNGLIAASEEMFYAFQRTAKSPVIYEVLDYAVGITDYEGRGLVAQSPGVPGFSGVLDFTIREVLNKWKNELNPGDIIATNIPYSGGTHLNDVALVMPVFYKDELLGFIVNKGHWSEIGGMHFGSWTSDANEIFQEGLQLPSIKIYVEDRPNRDVIDIIKANSRLPEATLGDMEAQIGSMKVAKKRIDELVRKYGIKAIKEAMEKLIEDGEKLSKLRLKELPKGTFEAEDYIDDDGINDNPIYVRVKVTITDDEFIVDFTGSSNQVNGSINSPLPATVSAVREIYMAVTDPHALPNAGYFKPLKIIAPEGSIFNPKKPAATSTYWESMSYATDLVWKALAPHVPEKLSAGHFLSILATIIGGIDDRTGEPFAIVEPQPGGWGASYNSDGESALVASGDGETYIASAEVYENRMPILVDRIELNIEDGVGHGKYRGGFGIIKDYIILCKEAYFTVSIGRYKYTPWGVNGGMNGPPNYCVVYKKGEKPRIIRKAAALKLEYGDKISLHSAGGGGWGNPAERDLNLILNDIINGYISIDTAEKVYKFDKNLLKDI, translated from the coding sequence ATGGTAGATATATTTACCTTAGAAATAATCAAAAATGGACTAATCGCAGCATCGGAAGAAATGTTTTATGCCTTCCAAAGAACTGCTAAAAGTCCCGTAATTTACGAAGTATTAGATTACGCAGTAGGGATAACTGATTACGAAGGAAGAGGCTTAGTAGCTCAGTCCCCTGGAGTTCCAGGCTTCTCGGGTGTTCTAGATTTCACAATAAGGGAAGTACTGAATAAATGGAAGAATGAGTTAAACCCTGGAGATATAATAGCCACTAATATACCATATTCTGGCGGTACGCATTTAAACGACGTGGCGTTGGTAATGCCAGTTTTTTATAAAGACGAGTTACTTGGTTTCATTGTAAATAAAGGTCATTGGAGTGAAATAGGGGGCATGCATTTCGGTAGTTGGACTTCTGATGCAAATGAAATCTTCCAGGAGGGATTGCAACTTCCCAGTATTAAAATATATGTAGAGGATCGTCCTAATCGAGACGTAATAGATATCATTAAGGCTAACTCTAGATTACCAGAAGCAACTTTAGGTGATATGGAAGCTCAGATAGGTTCTATGAAAGTTGCAAAAAAGAGGATTGACGAGTTAGTAAGAAAATATGGAATTAAAGCAATAAAGGAAGCAATGGAAAAATTAATAGAAGATGGCGAGAAATTAAGCAAATTAAGACTTAAAGAATTACCTAAAGGAACCTTTGAGGCAGAAGATTATATTGACGATGACGGAATAAACGATAACCCAATTTATGTGAGAGTAAAGGTAACAATAACAGATGACGAGTTCATAGTTGACTTTACTGGGAGTTCTAACCAAGTAAACGGCTCAATAAACTCTCCTTTACCCGCTACAGTATCAGCAGTAAGAGAGATTTATATGGCAGTTACAGATCCTCATGCTTTACCTAATGCTGGATATTTTAAGCCTTTGAAAATTATAGCACCAGAAGGTAGTATATTTAATCCTAAAAAACCTGCCGCAACTTCAACCTATTGGGAATCAATGTCTTATGCTACTGATTTAGTATGGAAAGCCTTAGCTCCACATGTTCCAGAAAAATTATCGGCTGGGCATTTCTTATCAATATTAGCTACAATAATAGGTGGAATTGACGATAGGACTGGAGAACCTTTTGCTATAGTTGAACCTCAACCCGGTGGCTGGGGAGCTAGCTATAATTCTGATGGTGAAAGTGCACTAGTAGCCAGCGGTGATGGAGAAACATATATTGCTTCAGCTGAAGTTTATGAAAACAGAATGCCAATATTAGTAGATAGAATAGAATTAAACATAGAGGACGGCGTGGGTCATGGTAAGTATCGTGGAGGATTTGGAATAATTAAAGACTATATTATCTTATGTAAAGAGGCCTACTTTACAGTTTCAATAGGAAGATACAAATATACTCCTTGGGGTGTAAACGGAGGTATGAATGGGCCTCCTAATTATTGCGTAGTATATAAGAAGGGAGAAAAACCTAGAATTATAAGAAAAGCTGCTGCGTTAAAACTGGAGTATGGCGATAAAATAAGCTTACACAGTGCAGGTGGTGGAGGCTGGGGAAATCCTGCAGAGAGAGACCTTAATCTTATATTAAATGACATAATTAATGGATATATTTCCATAGATACTGCAGAAAAAGTATATAAATTTGACAAAAACTTACTAAAAGATATATAA